The Corylus avellana chromosome ca11, CavTom2PMs-1.0 genome contains the following window.
TCTCTTCACTTCTATTGTAGCCTGAGCAATTGAACAAGATATTTGAGCTTTGTGGATCGCCTGATGAGATCAACTGGCCTGGTTGTTCTAAGATGCCTTGGTATAATAATTTCAAGCCATCAAGGCCCATGAAGAGACGTATAAGAGAGGTTTTTAGACAGTAAGTAAACAAagatatattattttcataatcATGGAAAAGAATGGACAGCTACAATATACTAGAGTACTTGTTTACTAAGtctaatttttgtaatttacttgatttgcagTTTTGACCGCCATGCTCTAGATTTGCTGGACAGCATGTTAACTCTTAATCCAGAAAAGGTACCAACGAACATCAAGATTTGTTTCTTTCCTGATTATAACAGATCTTGCCTCATTATGGTTACCAATTAGGTTTTTACTATGTAGTATTCAATTTTCAATATAGTTGTTGTCATTTGCTTcaaattctcattttcttttttattgctAATCTCTTGTTTATGTAGAGAATATCTGCCCAGGATGCACTGGTTGCAGAGTATTTCTGGAATGATCCTTTACCTTGCGATCCCAAGAGGTATGGATTCCCGGCTTTAAATTTCTGTACCCCTCATAGGAGTTAAAAGGTTAATTTGcacatttcatttaaataagaaaaatgaaggTAACATTCTTGTCCCCAAAGGTATACCCATTTGTGGTGTGCCACCTTTTGCAAACAACTTCCGGTTATCTTTTCTCGTGCTTACATAGACATGTCCCTTTCTGCTTGAACTCCCTTTTAAAATTTGCATATTCTAATTGATTTCTGCTTTATCAAACACATTTAGGGTGTCTTCTTAGTTTCATAATATGTTGAAACCATGCTTTGATTGGATCATGTAGCCTGCCCAAGTATGAATCATCACACGAGTTccagacaaagaaaaaaaggcagCAGCAACGACAAAATGAAGAAACAGCAAAGAGGCAGAAACTGCAGCACCCGCAGCAGCATACGCGTCTGCCTCCCATTCAACATAGTGGGCAATCTCATCCTTCTCATTGGCATGGGCCTAGTCATCCTGTCAACAATACGCAGCCTCCAGTGTCTGCCGGACCTAGTCATCACCAATACGGAAGGCCTCGCGGTCCTCCCGGAGGTCCAAATAGGTATCCTCCAAGTGCAAACCAGAGTGGGGGGTATAACCAAAATCGTGGGACCCAAGTTGGAACCTACAATAGTGGGCCATATCCAGCACAAGGGCGGGGTGGACCACCATATGCTGGGAGCAGTATGCCTGCTCCGGGTCAAAGAGGAGCTGCTAGTGGTTATGGAGTTGGCCCCCCAAATTACTCCCAAAGTGGTCAGTTTGGCGGCTCTGCTGGTGGTAGAGCTCCGAACCCTTTGGGCGGGAATCGAAATCAACAATATGGTTGGCAGCAATGATAAATTGAGAACCAATACTTTGGTTGAATAATTACGATGTGGAAGAGAGACACAAATGAAATGGGAGTGAATATGGCATCGGCTTATAATTGTAATTTGGAATTATGCAAATCAGACCTTGGAGACGGGTTTCTACACGTTTCGGTCATTATTTCCCAAGCTTAAATACTGTATATACTTTTTTCTAGGGAGCTTTTTCTATGCCCTTGTTTCATTTTGGCATGAAGAAGTTGTAATGCCCGTGTAAGAAGTAGAAAATCAAATTTGTATGACTTATAATTTCTATCAATGGGTGTTTCATCATGATTCATGTTGCATCTATTTACGCCATAACaaatctttattttaattatttaatattattcattcttaatttctttctctttttttcctcaatattttcttattttgggTGCTACGTATATGACACTTACTGGGAATGTTTAGCTCTAGAGATGACCTAAAGTCACTTTCGCTTTCATGTAGCAGTTGCAGCTGGTGTCTGTGTtgtcattttcactttttctacTGTCTTTTATAGAAGGAAAAAATGTTTGGTCTATGAggtttcatttaaaatttatcaaatcactTCCTAAGGTTTGCACCGTTATTATGACTCATTCTGTACATAATGAGTGACACGTGACCATTAGACCATTTTAtgtccaataaaaaataaacatgcgACCAGATGATCTAGTCAACTAACTTACATTAGACACACTTAACCTGTTAACTTACGTGTCACTTTTTTTAAGTTACAGTTGACATGACGCATCCAATGTGATGTGTATGTCTAAAGTAAGCTTGTTTATTGGATTGTTTGGACACgtgtttactttttattaaaaatgacatGGTGGCCACATGTCACTCATCACCGTTAAAAAGTTAACAGAAATGATATCGAGAGTCAATTGATAACGGCATGTGAATCTTTTGATGAAATTTGATGAATTATAAACCTTAAAAgagtgatttgataaatttGATGAATTATAAACCTTAAaagagtgatttgataaaagaTGAAACCTCACAAGCCACCATTTTTCCTTtcataaaatataagagaaatgaaATTCTTTCTAAGAATATAGAAGAAATCAATTACAAATCTAGAATTGATACGCTATCCTTCTCTCTTTTCACAGGTGAAAGTGATTCTTAGAAGTTTTGATCCGGTTATTCCTGGTTGATGATAAGCTTTGAAGCCTATAACTTGGTTAACATAATAGGTGATGAGGTTCTAATGTCTCCCCCACAAGTATGTAAATTTTCAGTAGTTATTTAATCCAATTTAGTTGTCCTTATCCAATAaaatgtgacaaaaaaaaaagaaaagataaattttaatctatatgataaataaataaataaataaaaaatgaataaaagtatGTATTTGATAACACAGAAATTCAGAGTTGTATTTATAATGTCAATAGAAATGACAAACCACCTCGCCATtacataaattttgaaaagtaaaatcaaaatttgaaataaagataATCTCCAAATGAACAACGGAGGGTAAAATTATGGTTTAACAGATCACTGACACGTTCACcaacattattttctttactCCTTTATAAATCAGTTTTTTCAGTTGTTCTACTTGTAGGTTTCAAAAGTAAcatgtaaattttaaaagaaatatactTGAGCAGAAGCACAACTGAAAACATCAACTGCTCCATTTAATCAAGTATATTCCatccccaccccccaaaaaaaaatcccaaaaaaaaatccccaaaaaaGATATatttccttattaaaaaaagaaaaaagaaaaaaaaaagaaaaaaaaaaaagaaaagaaaagagaagaaaaaagaaaccagAAAATCCAACTACCACAAGCGCACTCCAATGGACTTGAGCAGGCTCTCTATGTGGACTCTACTTTGAGAACTATCTTCATGAACTCATACACAAAATAACTTATGGCAGCTGATGGTAAAACctgaaaataaaagacaaatgtAAAATCATGTTAGAACTTGAAAGGATAAATCGAGGTCATCATGTACGATGGAATCGAACATTATCATGTTATGCAAACACAGAGAATTAAAGTCAGATACATAATTTTCTCATACACAAAgcggaaaaaaaggaaaataatgaaggtCTATATGTAATGGGCATAAAGAGATAAATTGCATTGACCTCTCATGGTTATGATATTGGAGGACATTTCCAGTTCCGGGTAAGGTAGGTGGTAAGGATTTCTAATTCAAAGGTAGGTAGTAGATAACGGTTTTAAAATCTAGGGCAGTTGGCCACAGTGGTCTTTATGGAGGCAGGGATCACAGTTTTTTATTATTCCagagaaaatacaaatttcataACCCTGATGATGTTCAAGTGTCTGACTAAAGTGATAGAGAGGAGTGAAAGGAGAGAACAAGGGCGTAGATGATtgtaatagaaaaatattttcagacaAGTCTTTCACTTTCACCTCTgggaaagaaaaattgaaaagcagGTAGGAAGGGGATCATAAAATTCTCGCCATCTTAAACTTCATCTTTCAATAGCTCGTATTACTGGCAGGCCTATTGCCAGTTGTGTGTCATGTACCGATTGCTAATGTGTATAACAAGGACCAAGAAATTAAAACCCGTGCATCTACTTTGACTTTATGGTCTACTAAAGCATTTATCGACCAAGTTATCATTTCAAGGACATCCACAGTTACTCAACAAACCAGAAACCTTTAAGCAATAAAAAGTTTACCAAAGATCTGAACTGTACCTGCAATAAGCTGGGAATTAATCCTGCATAGAGAGCAGGAACACCTCCTTTCTCAATTATCTTGATGCAAGTTGCCAGTGCACTTAACCTTGTTTCCCGCACTTGCATTTGGAGCTGTCTCCTCACAACTTCAAATGGATAAGTAGCAGCTTCAGCACAAGCACCAGCAATCGCCCCATACAATAATGTTCTGCCCGGACCCAACTCAAGCTGTTCCAAAGCATTCAGTTCCTCACCTTCTTGTTTCATGTTTTGGATTCTTCTTCTCCCTTCTGGGGAATGCAGATATGCTGATTTCAACATATCATAAACACCATAGAACACCGCACCTGAAGGGGCCATGCTTATGATGGAGGGTACTAAGCCCTTGTAAAGAGAAAAGAATCCTTCTGTTTGGATCATGTGGCGGAAAGTACCGATAACACCACCCAAGGCTTCACCACCAGGTGCTACCATCTTTGTCCTGAtctgaaatatttcaaattttcggATGTAATGCATGGATTATTTCTTTCCAAAAGGAATTCGTATACAGCATTATTATGATAAATTGGCTAAAGTTAAAACCTACATGTCTATAATTTCTGGTATAGCTAACTATAACATTATCCAAAATTCTTACAAAGGCACTCACACGTCCCATTGCGTAAAATATCATTCTATCAACTTTTACAAAATGTCTGCACTTTGAACATATGCAGGATAACAGACTTGATTTCATTTCAACAGAATTTTGCCTTTTGAATTGGGCCCATTTTAGCTGTAACAAATCTAGAACCTAAGATCCCAATATTAAAACATGAAACTTTATCGTGTATGACAGCATTCAATAACAAAATTGATTATATTCATCCAAAATAAGGTCCTCCATTGAAATCCTATAATTATTGCTAGACTCGATGAATAtggaatgaaaacaaaattggaTGTCCAAATAAATTACAAGGTTTTGCTACAAATGGTCATACTATATCCAACTTGACCAATATTCGTGAGAGCACAAGTAACATAAGTTAATGTACCCCAGTCATAGGCTACGGTTATTCCCCTGGCAAGCAAGAGTACTCCACTAAGAATAGAGAAGGGAGCTGCAGTGTTCCCTCTAGCCCCCTCCAGCTCCTTCTTTTCAATTACATAATCGGTTTGTTTCATATCAAGTCCTATGGACAAAAGCGGAAGGGTCTTGAAGCGGAACAGTAATGAGATATTGATAAAAGGTGGAGGGCCCTGCTTGAACTTTTAGCCCTATGTTACAATACAGTATCCAATAAACTGCGTTAGACAGAAACATATTTATGGTACTTCTAATTCTTGCCCTAGGTTAAGTAACCTCACACTTCAGTCGAACGAACACTCGTGATGACAGAACAACAAAGGTGCAAAAAGTCCAGGACTCCATCTTGGGATAAGAGAGCAGTAAAGGCATAACATAGGGTTTCGGATTGGTGGTGGATTACATATCTTTTTTTGTAGGAtagaagggggagggggatatGTTAGTCCTGTCTAACCTACATGAATTCTCATCATAGAAACATATAAACACTTCACCAAAAGAGATATCTCAAAACTGCATATaagttttcaatgttaaataAGTGTAAAAGTTTCAAACTTTCACCAGGCAAAAAGAAAGCTCACAACAAAAAGTCCACTGGTAAAAGAAGAAGTGTTTAGCTGTCACATACAGTGTCCATCGGTATGCAGAGCATGGTAGCAGTGATTCCAGATGCAGCACCAGCAATGAACCTCTCAAAATTCGTAGTTTCCTCGTTCCCAGTCAATTTCATCAGTTGATTTCTGTAAGTATCATATGCATAGAAATTGATAGCCTTAAAGGGCGCCGTACGAAGAATATTGACAaaatttcctttccaaaaaCCTTTCAGCCCTTGAGTGGCTGCAATTGTCTTGATGAGATCAAAAAGGTTCTTCTGCTCACCACGAACTATATATTCTAGCTTTAATCTTTCAAGTGGGGCAACAAAGGTTCTGATTCAGCATCATACATGTAGACAAAATTTAAATCAACACAATTGTTATCCataagcaaattaaaaaaaaaaaaaaacacacacacacacatctacTGGACACCAAAAGTTTTATGGTGTATTTATTGAGTAATGTaatgtgatgtggtttttaaaatcacccatagatcaaaatttaataatggtcatcttaaattcaacgataattttaaaagctatgtCACATTTGGGAGGACCCTAGTCCTCCTTATAGCATTGCTTGTATTTATTAGCTAAACATAATATTGAAGGTTCCAATTTATTatctttcctttaaaaaaaaaaaatctcagcaAACCACATCTTTTTTCTCTACAAGAAGAATATGAGTTAAATCTCATGTTGAGTGAATGGATTGTTAAGGCATCGTACAGTTGCTAAGTCCACATTGGTTATATACTAAGTGGAACTGGAATTCATCTATTTTTGGGTATAATGCAGTTGTGACGGGCACTTCTTTGGGTAGTGAGAAAATTAATCCAAGTTTACAGCCTAACAACAGAAACTAAAGTAGGATACAATCTTCAGTTAGAGAAGAGCACACACAGAAAGAATTCATATACCAACAAGCTTTTATGTAAATTCCTGTTCACTAGTGTAATAGACCACCACAAGCTCACAACCAAACACTAGTAgccatttcaaaaataaaacttgaaaaaaaaaagaaaaaaaagaaaaagtaaaccttGAGACCATAGCAGAAACAGCTCCAGCCCAGAGATGCTTGGTCACGTTCATAGCATATGGTCCCCTAGTCTTGACCGTCCGTACCTTCTCTTCCTCCTTATACACCACCGCCTCCTCCACCgcttcctcctcttcctccatACTCTTATTCTCGTTTTGCCCCAGCACTTCCCCAGATTCCCGAACGTACCCATTGTCCCCATGATCGTCTCGCTTTATCGACAAGCTCACCGACAAAAACTCTCCGCCGACTCTCTTCCCTCGCCGTGGAGCCTCAAGTCTAAGGCTCCAAGAACCCAAACCCGAACCCGAAAAACTACCCGGCGAGATCAGCCTGACAAACGAAGCGGGAACATTGTGGTGGTCGAGGAACAAGCCTCCGAGGAGGGGCAACGAATCGGACGGATCGGGTTCGATCAGGCGGGTGAACCAGCGGTCGGGGCCGTGCATTGCGAAGCAGTGAGAGTGGTGGTGTGAGAGAGGGAGGCTTCGGGGGGTGAGTGGGTTGGTGGAAATGGGGTTTGGATTTCAACAACATTTAGAGTATTAAAGGGGCGGTTGATGAAGAAAAAGTCGGAATAGGAATGGGAATAGTTATGGGAATAGCAGGAGGAGCTTGAAGAG
Protein-coding sequences here:
- the LOC132165975 gene encoding probable mitochondrial adenine nucleotide transporter BTL3, encoding MHGPDRWFTRLIEPDPSDSLPLLGGLFLDHHNVPASFVRLISPGSFSGSGLGSWSLRLEAPRRGKRVGGEFLSVSLSIKRDDHGDNGYVRESGEVLGQNENKSMEEEEEAVEEAVVYKEEEKVRTVKTRGPYAMNVTKHLWAGAVSAMVSRTFVAPLERLKLEYIVRGEQKNLFDLIKTIAATQGLKGFWKGNFVNILRTAPFKAINFYAYDTYRNQLMKLTGNEETTNFERFIAGAASGITATMLCIPMDTIRTKMVAPGGEALGGVIGTFRHMIQTEGFFSLYKGLVPSIISMAPSGAVFYGVYDMLKSAYLHSPEGRRRIQNMKQEGEELNALEQLELGPGRTLLYGAIAGACAEAATYPFEVVRRQLQMQVRETRLSALATCIKIIEKGGVPALYAGLIPSLLQVLPSAAISYFVYEFMKIVLKVEST
- the LOC132165614 gene encoding cyclin-dependent kinase C-1-like (The sequence of the model RefSeq protein was modified relative to this genomic sequence to represent the inferred CDS: added 1 base not found in genome assembly), whose translation is MSVAGPGQLNVEEYPSWGSRSVDCFEKLEQIGEGTYGQVYMAREIRTGEIVALKKIRMDNEKEGFPITAIREIKILKKLHHENVIKLKEIVTSPGPETDEQGNQDGNKFKGGIYMVFEYMDHDLTGLADRPGLRFTVPQIKCYMKQLLTGLHYCHVNQVLHRDIKGSNLLIDNEGNLKLADFGLARSFSTDHTGNLTNRVITLWYRPPELLLGATKYGPAVDMWSVGCIFAELLNGKPILPGKNEPEQLNKIFELCGSPDEINWPGCSKMPWYNNFKPSRPMKRRIREVFRHFDRHALDLLDSMLTLNPEKRISAQDALVAEYFWNDPLPCDPKSLPKYESSHEFQTKKKRQQQRQNEETAKRQKLQHPQQHTRLPPIQHSGQSHPSHWHGPSHPVNNTQPPVSAGPSHHQYGRPRGPPGGPNRYPPSANQSGGYNQNRGTQVGTYNSGPYPAQGRGGPPYAGSSMPAPGQRGAASGYGVGPPNYSQSGQFGGSAGGRAPNPLGGNRNQQYGWQQ